A part of Primulina eburnea isolate SZY01 chromosome 10, ASM2296580v1, whole genome shotgun sequence genomic DNA contains:
- the LOC140842259 gene encoding mediator of RNA polymerase II transcription subunit 33A-like isoform X1, giving the protein MAGKSPPQRTWDGVLELTKAAQERGTDPLIWVMQLSSSLNAAGVSMPSVEVAELLVSHICWSNNVPIAWKFLEKALTIRIIPPMFVIALLFTRIIPRRRRHPVAYRLYMELVKRYAFSLPSLINSPNYQKVMESINNVLQFCQVFGVQSSESGLLIVEFIFAIVWGLLDASLDDEGLIELTPEKKSRWPTRNQDMEIDYADNFDGKKGERQVALSKINTVVAVELLGEFFQNKVTSGILYLARRNMPMHWGCFIHSLRLLAANSLSLRNSKVISSEELSRLTSDKHHVLPCKCKTNSQKQYHTLTSRSPPSSAVQSLGTVRSELWLPIDLYLEDAISGMQVTTTAAAETLTGLVKALQALNQTTWQDSFLGLWIAALRLVERETNLSEGPIPRLDTCLCMLLSVVILVVVHIVEEEEIMLICEAERSSINQRQDILSMGKRRQDLVSSLQRLDDFEGLLTPPPLVSSLANQAAVKAMMFVSGLTVGSGHIDGMSLNDFPLNISGDLRHLIVEACIARNVLDTSAYLWPGYVKGHCNQIPRSVSGQVPCWSALMKGSPLTPTMVNALVLTPATSLVEIERLYEIAISSTDDEKISAATIFCGASLSRGWNIQEHTALFIVRLLSPAVPTDFSGSESHLIGYAPVLNVLLGGISSVDSMQIFSLHGLVPQLAAVLMSICEVFGSCAPNVSWSLSTGEEISSHTVFSNAFNLLLRFWRFDRPPLDHVIGDVRSVGSQLTPEYLLLVRNSQLAAFENQLKNKNTASRLSRLAHPSSTDPIFMDSFPKLKRWYRQHQECIASILSALVPGNPVHQIVEALLNMMFKKINRGGQPLTPTSGSNSSSASATDDSFLCLKLPAWDILEAVPFVLDAALAACAHGKLTPRELTTGLKDLADFLPASLGTIVSYFSAEVTRGLWKPALMNGMDWPSPAANLSIIEEQINKILASTGVNVPCLALVGSSPVTIPLPLAALVSLTITYKLDKPTRRFLNLVGPALSNLGICCPWPCMSIIAALWTQKVKRWSDFLLFSAAQTVFHHNSDAVVQLLKVCFTAVLGLNSSSVASNGGVGALLGHGFGSHFAGGLSAVAPGVLYLRVHQSVRNVMFITEEILSLLMLTVKDILNNGLSKEKIVELKKTKYSTKYGLVSLSSSMTQVKTAASLAASLVWITGGLNLVQILIKETLPSWLISSIHGSESSSEKSGGMVAMMVGYALAYFTVYTGIFAWGVDLTSPASKRRPKVLEKHLEFLASALDGKISLGCDKATYRAYVTGYISLMISCTPAWMLEVDVEVVKRVSRGLKQWNEEDLALSLLGISGIGAMGAAAEMIIETGF; this is encoded by the exons ATGGCGGGGAAGTCGCCGCCGCAGCGGACATGGGACGGTGTATTGGAGTTGACGAAAGCGGCGCAGGAAAGGGGCACTGACCCCCTGATTTGGGTCATGCAGCTGTCTTCAAGCCTCAACGCTGCCGGCGTATCCATGCCATCAGTTGAAGTAGCGGAGCTACTTGTGTCTCACATTTGCTGGTCAAACAACGTCCCTATCGCATGGAAATTCCTTGAGAAGGCGTTGACGATTCGTATCATTCCCCCCATGTTCGTTATCGCTCTTCTCTTTACGAG GATAATTCCAAGGAGAAGGAGGCATCCAGTGGCATATAGACTCTATATGGAGCTTGTTAAGAGATATGCGTTTTCTCTGCCATCTCTTATCAACAGTCCCAACTATCAAAA GGTCATGGAATCAATAAACAATGTCCTCCAATTTTGTCAGGTGTTCGGAGTTCAATCCTCGGAATCAGGGCTTCTTATTGTGGAATTTATATTTGCAATTGTATGGGGATTACTCGACGCATCACTTGATGATGAAGGTTTGATAGAACTCACTCCTGAAAAGAAATCTAGGTGGCCAACCAGGAATCAAGACATGGAGATAGATTATGCAGATAATTTTGACGGAAAGAAAGGGGAACGTCAGGTGGCATTGAGTAAAATTAATACTGTTGTTGCTGTGGAGCTACTTGGTGAATTTTTCCAGAACAAAGTAACTTCCGGAATCCTTTATTTGGCTCGTCGAAACAT GCCAATGCACTGGGGATGCTTTATTCACAGTTTGAGACTGCTCGCTGCAAATTCCTTATCTCTGAGAAATTCAAAAGTTATTTCTTCGGAGGAACTCTCACGTTTAACATCTGATAAACATCATGTTTTGCCATGTAAATGCAAAACAAACTCACAAAAGCAATACCACACCCTTACATCAAGGTCACCTCCGTCATCTGCTGTTCAAAGTCTTGGTACTGTTCGATCAGAACTTTGGCTTCCCATAGATCTTTATTTGGAAGATGCAATAAGTGGAATGCAAGTGACAACCACTGCTGCTGCTGAAACGCTTACAG GGTTGGTCAAGGCACTCCAGGCTCTGAACCAAACCACTTGGCAGGATTCATTTCTTGGCTTGTGGATCGCAGCTTTACGACTTGTCGAGAGG GAGACGAATTTAAGTGAAGGCCCAATTCCTCGTCTTGACACTTGTTTATGCATGCTACTGTCTGTTGTCATTCTAGTAGTTGTCCATATTGTTGAAGAAGAGGAGATCATGTTAATTTGTGAAGCTGAACGAAGCTCCATTAATCAAAGACAGGACATACTCTCCATGGGAAAGCGTCGTCAGGACTTAGTTTCCAGCCTACAGCGGTTGGATGATTTTGAAGGCTTGTTGACTCCTCCACCACTTGTCAGTTCGTTGGCTAATCAAGCTGCTGTAAAAGCAATGATGTTTGTTTCAGGCCTAACAGTTGGCAGTGGACACATTGATGGCATGAGCCTGAATGACTTTCCCTTAAATATCT CTGGGGACCTTCGGCATCTGATTGTTGAGGCTTGCATAGCTAGAAATGTTTTGGATACATCAGCATATCTGTGGCCTGGATACGTAAAGGGACATTGCAACCAAATTCCACGTAGTGTTTCCGGACAAGTTCCTTGTTGGTCAGCATTGATGAAAGGATCGCCTTTAACTCCTACAATGGTCAATGCACTGGTATTGACTCCTGCGACAAG CTTAGTAGAGATTGAGAGATTGTACGAGATAGCTATCAGCAGTACTGATGACGAGAAAATTTCTGCCGCTACAATATTCTGTGGGGCTTCTCTAAGTCGTGGGTGGAATATTCAG GAACATACCGCTCTTTTCATCGTAAGATTGCTTTCACCTGCAGTTCCTACTGATTTTTCTGGAAGCGAGTCTCATTTGATAGGTTATGCTCCAGTTCTGAATGTTCTCCTTGGCGGGATATCATCTGTAGATAGTATGCAGATATTTTCCTTGCACGGTTTG GTTCCTCAGCTTGCTGCAGTCTTGATGTCAATCTGTGAGGTCTTTGGTTCATGTGCACCCAATGTGTCATGGAGTCTTAGTACTGGAGAAGAAATATCTTCTCATACTGTGTTTTCAAATGCATTTAATCTGTTGTTGCGGTTCTGGAGATTTGATCGACCACCACTGGACCATGTAATAGGAGATGTCCGCTCAGTTGGATCCCAATTGACTCCAGAATATCTGTTACTGGTTCGCAATTCCCAGTTAGCTGCGTTTGAGAATCAACTAAAGAATAAAAATACGGCAAGTAGGCTGTCAAGATTGGCACATCCGTCTTCCACTGATCCCATATTCATGGATTCTTTTCCAAAACTAAAGCGTTGGTACCGACAGCACCAGGAATGCATTGCATCTATTCTTTCTGCTCTGGTGCCTGGAAATCCTGTTCATCAGATTGTTGAGGCGCTCCTAAACATGATGTTCAAAAAAATAAACAGAGGTGGTCAACCGCTGACTCCTACCTCTGGAAGCAATAGCTCATCTGCATCTGCAACTGATGATTCATTTCTGTGTCTTAAATTACCTGCTTGGGATATTCTTGAAGCGGTTCCCTTTGTTCTTGATGCTGCCCTTGCTGCTTGTGCCCATGGGAAACTAACACCACGTGAATTGACCACTG GGCTCAAAGATCTTGCCGACTTTCTGCCTGCTTCTTTGGGGACGATTGTAAGTTACTTTTCTGCAGAAGTGACCCGGGGCCTTTGGAAGCCCGCTCTCATGAATGGAATGGACTGGCCGAGCCCTGCTGCAAATTTATCCATAATTGAGGAACAGATAAACAAAATTTTAGCTTCTACTGGTGTTAATGTCCCATGTCTTGCTTTAG TGGGAAGCTCTCCTGTGACTATACCACTACCCTTGGCTGCCCTAGTGAGCCTCACAATAACCTATAAACTCGACAAACCTACTCGGCGTTTTCTAAATCTGGTTGGCCCGGCCTTGAGTAACCTTGGCATCTGTTGCCCCTGGCCTTGTATGTCAATAATAGCTGCTTTATGGACTCAAAAGGTAAAGCGCTGGAGTGACTTTCTTCTCTTCTCTGCGGCACAGACGGTCTTCCACCACAATAGTGATGCTGTCGTCCAACTCCTGAAAGTATGCTTTACAGCAGTACTTGGGTTAAATTCTTCTTCAGTAGCAAGCAATGGTGGTGTTGGTGCTCTTCTCGGTCATGGCTTTGGTTCCCACTTTGCTGGTGGATTATCTGCAGTCGCGCCTGGAGTGCTATATTTACGAGTTCATCAATCAGTGAGAAATGTCATGTTCATCACAGAAGAAATTCTCTCTCTTCTGATGCTcacagtcaaagatattctgaATAACGGTTTATCCAAAGAAAAAATAGTAGAACTCAAGAAAACCAAGTACAGCACGAAGTACGGCCTGGTTTCTCTTTCATCTTCAATGACCCAAGTGAAGACTGCAGCTTCACTGGCCGCTTCTCTGGTTTGGATTACCGGTGGTCTAAATTTGGTTCAAATTTTGATCAAAGAAACTCTACCCTCATGGCTAATATCCTCGATTCATGGGTCAGAATCGAGCAGTGAGAAATCAGGAGGTATGGTTGCTATGATGGTTGGTTACGCTCTTGCATATTTCACCGTATATACTGGTATATTTGCATGGGGAGTGGACTTGACATCACCTGCATCCAAGAGACGACCTAAGGTTCTCGAAAAGCACTTAGAATTCCTGGCAAGTGCCTTGGATGGAAAAATATCACTCGGCTGTGACAAAGCTACTTATAGAGCATACGTCACTGGATACATAAGTTTGATGATTAGCTGCACCCCTGCTTGGATGCTGGAAGTCGACGTCGAAGTCGTAAAAAGAGTTAGCAGGGGATTAAAACAATGGAATGAGGAAGACTTGGCGCTGTCCCTTCTAGGAATTAGTGGGATTGGTGCTATGGGTGCTGCTGCTGAGATGATCATAGAAACAGGATTTTGA
- the LOC140842259 gene encoding mediator of RNA polymerase II transcription subunit 33A-like isoform X2: protein MHWGCFIHSLRLLAANSLSLRNSKVISSEELSRLTSDKHHVLPCKCKTNSQKQYHTLTSRSPPSSAVQSLGTVRSELWLPIDLYLEDAISGMQVTTTAAAETLTGLVKALQALNQTTWQDSFLGLWIAALRLVERETNLSEGPIPRLDTCLCMLLSVVILVVVHIVEEEEIMLICEAERSSINQRQDILSMGKRRQDLVSSLQRLDDFEGLLTPPPLVSSLANQAAVKAMMFVSGLTVGSGHIDGMSLNDFPLNISGDLRHLIVEACIARNVLDTSAYLWPGYVKGHCNQIPRSVSGQVPCWSALMKGSPLTPTMVNALVLTPATSLVEIERLYEIAISSTDDEKISAATIFCGASLSRGWNIQEHTALFIVRLLSPAVPTDFSGSESHLIGYAPVLNVLLGGISSVDSMQIFSLHGLVPQLAAVLMSICEVFGSCAPNVSWSLSTGEEISSHTVFSNAFNLLLRFWRFDRPPLDHVIGDVRSVGSQLTPEYLLLVRNSQLAAFENQLKNKNTASRLSRLAHPSSTDPIFMDSFPKLKRWYRQHQECIASILSALVPGNPVHQIVEALLNMMFKKINRGGQPLTPTSGSNSSSASATDDSFLCLKLPAWDILEAVPFVLDAALAACAHGKLTPRELTTGLKDLADFLPASLGTIVSYFSAEVTRGLWKPALMNGMDWPSPAANLSIIEEQINKILASTGVNVPCLALVGSSPVTIPLPLAALVSLTITYKLDKPTRRFLNLVGPALSNLGICCPWPCMSIIAALWTQKVKRWSDFLLFSAAQTVFHHNSDAVVQLLKVCFTAVLGLNSSSVASNGGVGALLGHGFGSHFAGGLSAVAPGVLYLRVHQSVRNVMFITEEILSLLMLTVKDILNNGLSKEKIVELKKTKYSTKYGLVSLSSSMTQVKTAASLAASLVWITGGLNLVQILIKETLPSWLISSIHGSESSSEKSGGMVAMMVGYALAYFTVYTGIFAWGVDLTSPASKRRPKVLEKHLEFLASALDGKISLGCDKATYRAYVTGYISLMISCTPAWMLEVDVEVVKRVSRGLKQWNEEDLALSLLGISGIGAMGAAAEMIIETGF from the exons ATGCACTGGGGATGCTTTATTCACAGTTTGAGACTGCTCGCTGCAAATTCCTTATCTCTGAGAAATTCAAAAGTTATTTCTTCGGAGGAACTCTCACGTTTAACATCTGATAAACATCATGTTTTGCCATGTAAATGCAAAACAAACTCACAAAAGCAATACCACACCCTTACATCAAGGTCACCTCCGTCATCTGCTGTTCAAAGTCTTGGTACTGTTCGATCAGAACTTTGGCTTCCCATAGATCTTTATTTGGAAGATGCAATAAGTGGAATGCAAGTGACAACCACTGCTGCTGCTGAAACGCTTACAG GGTTGGTCAAGGCACTCCAGGCTCTGAACCAAACCACTTGGCAGGATTCATTTCTTGGCTTGTGGATCGCAGCTTTACGACTTGTCGAGAGG GAGACGAATTTAAGTGAAGGCCCAATTCCTCGTCTTGACACTTGTTTATGCATGCTACTGTCTGTTGTCATTCTAGTAGTTGTCCATATTGTTGAAGAAGAGGAGATCATGTTAATTTGTGAAGCTGAACGAAGCTCCATTAATCAAAGACAGGACATACTCTCCATGGGAAAGCGTCGTCAGGACTTAGTTTCCAGCCTACAGCGGTTGGATGATTTTGAAGGCTTGTTGACTCCTCCACCACTTGTCAGTTCGTTGGCTAATCAAGCTGCTGTAAAAGCAATGATGTTTGTTTCAGGCCTAACAGTTGGCAGTGGACACATTGATGGCATGAGCCTGAATGACTTTCCCTTAAATATCT CTGGGGACCTTCGGCATCTGATTGTTGAGGCTTGCATAGCTAGAAATGTTTTGGATACATCAGCATATCTGTGGCCTGGATACGTAAAGGGACATTGCAACCAAATTCCACGTAGTGTTTCCGGACAAGTTCCTTGTTGGTCAGCATTGATGAAAGGATCGCCTTTAACTCCTACAATGGTCAATGCACTGGTATTGACTCCTGCGACAAG CTTAGTAGAGATTGAGAGATTGTACGAGATAGCTATCAGCAGTACTGATGACGAGAAAATTTCTGCCGCTACAATATTCTGTGGGGCTTCTCTAAGTCGTGGGTGGAATATTCAG GAACATACCGCTCTTTTCATCGTAAGATTGCTTTCACCTGCAGTTCCTACTGATTTTTCTGGAAGCGAGTCTCATTTGATAGGTTATGCTCCAGTTCTGAATGTTCTCCTTGGCGGGATATCATCTGTAGATAGTATGCAGATATTTTCCTTGCACGGTTTG GTTCCTCAGCTTGCTGCAGTCTTGATGTCAATCTGTGAGGTCTTTGGTTCATGTGCACCCAATGTGTCATGGAGTCTTAGTACTGGAGAAGAAATATCTTCTCATACTGTGTTTTCAAATGCATTTAATCTGTTGTTGCGGTTCTGGAGATTTGATCGACCACCACTGGACCATGTAATAGGAGATGTCCGCTCAGTTGGATCCCAATTGACTCCAGAATATCTGTTACTGGTTCGCAATTCCCAGTTAGCTGCGTTTGAGAATCAACTAAAGAATAAAAATACGGCAAGTAGGCTGTCAAGATTGGCACATCCGTCTTCCACTGATCCCATATTCATGGATTCTTTTCCAAAACTAAAGCGTTGGTACCGACAGCACCAGGAATGCATTGCATCTATTCTTTCTGCTCTGGTGCCTGGAAATCCTGTTCATCAGATTGTTGAGGCGCTCCTAAACATGATGTTCAAAAAAATAAACAGAGGTGGTCAACCGCTGACTCCTACCTCTGGAAGCAATAGCTCATCTGCATCTGCAACTGATGATTCATTTCTGTGTCTTAAATTACCTGCTTGGGATATTCTTGAAGCGGTTCCCTTTGTTCTTGATGCTGCCCTTGCTGCTTGTGCCCATGGGAAACTAACACCACGTGAATTGACCACTG GGCTCAAAGATCTTGCCGACTTTCTGCCTGCTTCTTTGGGGACGATTGTAAGTTACTTTTCTGCAGAAGTGACCCGGGGCCTTTGGAAGCCCGCTCTCATGAATGGAATGGACTGGCCGAGCCCTGCTGCAAATTTATCCATAATTGAGGAACAGATAAACAAAATTTTAGCTTCTACTGGTGTTAATGTCCCATGTCTTGCTTTAG TGGGAAGCTCTCCTGTGACTATACCACTACCCTTGGCTGCCCTAGTGAGCCTCACAATAACCTATAAACTCGACAAACCTACTCGGCGTTTTCTAAATCTGGTTGGCCCGGCCTTGAGTAACCTTGGCATCTGTTGCCCCTGGCCTTGTATGTCAATAATAGCTGCTTTATGGACTCAAAAGGTAAAGCGCTGGAGTGACTTTCTTCTCTTCTCTGCGGCACAGACGGTCTTCCACCACAATAGTGATGCTGTCGTCCAACTCCTGAAAGTATGCTTTACAGCAGTACTTGGGTTAAATTCTTCTTCAGTAGCAAGCAATGGTGGTGTTGGTGCTCTTCTCGGTCATGGCTTTGGTTCCCACTTTGCTGGTGGATTATCTGCAGTCGCGCCTGGAGTGCTATATTTACGAGTTCATCAATCAGTGAGAAATGTCATGTTCATCACAGAAGAAATTCTCTCTCTTCTGATGCTcacagtcaaagatattctgaATAACGGTTTATCCAAAGAAAAAATAGTAGAACTCAAGAAAACCAAGTACAGCACGAAGTACGGCCTGGTTTCTCTTTCATCTTCAATGACCCAAGTGAAGACTGCAGCTTCACTGGCCGCTTCTCTGGTTTGGATTACCGGTGGTCTAAATTTGGTTCAAATTTTGATCAAAGAAACTCTACCCTCATGGCTAATATCCTCGATTCATGGGTCAGAATCGAGCAGTGAGAAATCAGGAGGTATGGTTGCTATGATGGTTGGTTACGCTCTTGCATATTTCACCGTATATACTGGTATATTTGCATGGGGAGTGGACTTGACATCACCTGCATCCAAGAGACGACCTAAGGTTCTCGAAAAGCACTTAGAATTCCTGGCAAGTGCCTTGGATGGAAAAATATCACTCGGCTGTGACAAAGCTACTTATAGAGCATACGTCACTGGATACATAAGTTTGATGATTAGCTGCACCCCTGCTTGGATGCTGGAAGTCGACGTCGAAGTCGTAAAAAGAGTTAGCAGGGGATTAAAACAATGGAATGAGGAAGACTTGGCGCTGTCCCTTCTAGGAATTAGTGGGATTGGTGCTATGGGTGCTGCTGCTGAGATGATCATAGAAACAGGATTTTGA
- the LOC140842262 gene encoding endo-1,3;1,4-beta-D-glucanase-like, protein MGTTERIVYTFILIYLMLMIIARTEKSAAERRLLPEELHQIQSDHAKLGPKCSENPPLLNGGSGGGSVLEMGGLQCYVSGPSDSKLAIVLASDIYGYTAPNLRKLADKVAASGFYAVVPDFFHGDPFDPTNPNKTKPVWMAQHDPIKAFEDTKPVLEALRGRGTSAIGVAGFCYGGKVAVELVKCGIVQAGVLLHPSLVTEDDMKEVNLPLAILGAENDHVSCPPKLVKRFKEILSSKKIPNFAKIFPGVAHGWTLRYNLTDKKAVKAADKAHLDMLNWLIKYVD, encoded by the exons ATGGGAACAACTGAAAGAATTGTTTACACTTTCATTCTGATTTATCTGATGCTGATGATAATCGCTAGAACGGAAAAATCAGCCGCCGAGCGCCGTCTCCTACCGGAGGAGTTGCATCAAATTCAG TCTGATCACGCGAAGTTGGGACCGAAGTGCAGCGAGAATCCACCATTGCTGAACGGGGGTAGCGGAGGGGGGTCGGTTCTGGAAATGGGAGGGCTTCAATGCTACGTTTCGGGCCCTTCGGATTCGAAGCTCGCTATCGTCCTTGCTTCCGACATTTACg GATATACAGCACCCAACCTGAG GAAACTTGCTGATAAAGTTGCGGCTTCTGGGTTTTATGCGGTGGTTCCGGATTTCTTCCACGGAGATCCATTCGATCCTACAAACCCAAATAAGACTAAGCCAGTCTGGATGGCACAGCATGATCCA ATTAAGGCGTTTGAAGATACAAAACCGGTCTTAGAGGCTTTGAGAGGTCGCGGTACATCAGCAATCGGTGTTGCTGGATTTTGCTACGGCG GTAAGGTGGCCGTGGAACTAGTAAAATGCGGGATTGTTCAAGCTGGAGTTCTTCTACATCCATCACTTGTGACCGAAGATGACATGAAAG AGGTTAATTTACCACTAGCTATTTTGGGAGCAGAGAATGACCATGTCTCGTGTCCTCCCAAGCTAGTTAAAAGGTTCAAGGAGATTTTGTCCTCCAAAAAG ATTCCGAACTTTGCGAAAATCTTTCCTGGGGTTGCTCATGGGTGGACCTTGAGGTACAACTTGACTGATAAGAAGGCTGTGAAGGCTGCTGATAAAGCTCACCTAGATATGCTGAATTGGTTGATCAAGTATGTCGATTGA